DNA sequence from the Hoylesella buccalis ATCC 35310 genome:
CGTTGCGCAGAATGTAAACGTTCTTCACATGTTCGTATTCCATCAAGTCAGAGAAACGTTCTTTCTGCACACGTGTCATATAGAGTATGTCGGCGTCTGCCAGCACCTTGCTGTTAAAGGCAGTGTGTTCTTGGTACTTGATGCCATGCTCTTGACAATAGAGCTTGTACTCCATGGGCATGGCCAGTTCGTTAGGAGCAATGAAATGAAAAGTGGGGTTGAAGTGTCGCATTGCCGTAATGAGTGAATGCACCGTGCGGCCATACTTCAAATCGCCCACCAGATAAATGTTCAAGTTTTCAAGCGTTCCTTGCGTCTTGTAGATAGAGTAGAGATCCAACAAGCATTGAGAAGGGTGCATGTGAGCACCGTCACCGGCATTGATGATGGGAACGGGAGCCACTTCACTGGCATATTGAGCCGCACCTTCGATGTAATGGCGCATCACGATGAGGTCGGCATAGTTGGAAACCATGAGTATGGTATCCTTGAGGGTTTCACCTTTGGATACGCTGGAAGCTTTCGCATCTGAAAAGCCTATTACCCGTGCCCCCAGCCTGTTAGCCGCCGTCTCAAAGCTAAGACGGGTTCTGGTTGATGGCTCATAGAAGAGTGTGGCTACGACCTTCCCTTTTAATAGTTCGCGGTTGGGATGCATTTCAAATTGCTCGGCCAAGGCCAACAGATACATCAGCTCATCTTTAGCGAGGTCGGCAATGTTGATAAAATGACGTTTTTCCATTTTGTATACTTAATCTGTTTTTGGAATTGACGGCTAAGTTAGTTATTAATTTTTATTTACGAGAGATAATTAAAAGAAAAGTTGTATTTTTGCATCAATTATATATATGTATTGCGGAGAATGAGAAAGGCATTTGTTCATTTCCTTTGGAAAACTTTGATCGCAGTATTTTGCATCATCCTGATTGCATTTATCGCGATATGGAATGGGTGGATAGGCTATATGCCTGAAGTAGAAGACCTTCAGAACCCCATCAGTCGTTTTGCAACCCAGGTTTATTCGGCAGATGGAAAAGTGCTGGGCACCTGGAACTTTAACAAGGAAAACCGCATTGTCATACCTTATTCTAAGATTTCTCCACATCTGGTTCATGCTTTGGTTGCAACAGAGGATGAACGGTTCTACGAACATTCAGGAATTGACTTTTTCGCATTGGGACGTGCCATCATCAAACGGGGGATATTAGGACAAGAGAATGCCGGAGGCGGCTCAACTATAACCCAACAATTGGCTAAACAGCTTTATTCGGAAACTGCACGAAGTACATTGGAACGAATGCTGCAAAAACCCATTGAATGGGTCATCGCGGTAAAGTTGGAGCGAAATTACACCAAGGAAGAAATCATCGCATTATACCTTAATTATTTTGATTTTCTTCACAATGCGGTAGGAATTAAAACGGCTGCAAATACGTATTTCAATAAAGAACCCAAAGACTTGACAGTCACAGAGTCGGCCATGCTCATCGGCCTTTGTAAGAATCCGTCTCTATATAATCCCGTTCGTTATCCTGAACGTTGTACCGAACGTCGTAATGTCGTGCTTGGGCAAATGCAGAAGGCCGGCTATCTTTCGAAAGCAGAATACCACCAGTACGCAGATGAAAAGTTGAAGCTGAACTTTCACCGTACAGATCACAAGAATGGATTGGCTACCTACTTCCGTGAATTCCTGCGCCAATATATGATGGCCTCGCGTCCAGATCGTTCTGATTATCCATCCTGGAACCAGAATCAATTTGTCTTCGATTCCATCGCATGGGATACAGATCCCCTTTATGGTTGGTGCAATAAGAATTTTAAGAGAAATGGCAAGCCTTATAATGTCTACACGGATGGCCTGAAAGTGTTTACCACCATAGATTCACGTATGCAGCTATATGCAGAACAGGCTGTTTATAACCACGTGGCTAAGTTCTTGCAACCAGCTTTTGACAAAGAGAAAGCCAAACGCCCCAACGCTCCCTTCACCAAAGCACTGACACCGAAAGAGATTAGATCTATCTTGAATAGGTCTATGATGGGAAGTGAGCGCTATAGAGTATTGAAAGCCTCTGGTGCCTCTGACGAAGAAATCAAGAAGTCATTCAACACACCTGTCGACATGGCGGTGTTTACCTATCATGGCGATGTGGATACGACAATGACGCCTATGGATTCTATCCGTTATTACAAGTCTTTCCTTCGTGCGGGCTTCATGAGCATGGATCCGCAGACGGGTTATGTGAAGGCATACGTGGGTGGGCTTGACTACAATCACTTCATGTATGACATGGTGATGAACGGGCGCCGACAGGTTGGGTCAACCATCAAACCTTTTCTGTATTCCTTGGCCATGGAAAACGGTTTTTCTCCTTGCGACCAAGCCCCCAACGTGCAGAGAACTTACATGGTGGCAGGCAAACCTTGGACACCAAGAAACACCAGTAGAAGAAGTTATGGCTCGATGGTGACGCTGAAATGGGGCTTGGCCAACTCGAACAACTGGATATCGGCATACTTGATGAGCCGTTTGAACCCACAGCTGTTTGTAAGTATGCTTCACGATTTCGGCATTCAAAATCCAGACATTCATCCTTCTATGGCTCTTTGTTTAGGGCCTTGTGAAGTTTCTGTTGCGGAAATGGTCGGCGCATACACCACTTTTGCCAATCACGGCATCCGTACCGCTCCCATGTTTGTTTCTAAAATAGAAGATAATGAAGGGAATGTGCTGGCAACCTTCCAGCCTCGTATGAGCGAAGTGATTAGTGCGGAGAGTGCCAACAAAATGCTAGTTCTCTTGCAAGAAGTTGTCGACAGAGGAACAGCAGGTCGATTGCGTTTCAAGTACAACATCGGTGGAGAGATAGGAGCGAAAACGGGTACTACTAACCGAAATTCTGATGCTTGGTTCATGGGCTTCACACCTCAATTAGTGAGTGGATGTTGGGTAGGCGGTGAAGACCGCGACATTCATTTTGACTCCATGAGGATGGGGCAGGGAGCAACCATGGCATTACCAATATGGGCTAACTTCATGAAAAGAGTGTATAAAGATGCTTCGTTAGGATATAAACCAGATGCTTCTTTTGGACTACCTGAAGGTTATAATCCGTGCGCCAGAGATGATAGGGACGTAGATGAGTTTGGTATCGACGAGGTTTACGAATAATACACGAATTGAAGTCATAGATGTTGCCGTAAACATACTTTCGATTCTCAAATTCAACAACGCGCGAATAAAGTTGCAATATTACGATGATCCAGCAAAGATTATATTTTTTTTGTATCAGTAGAAATTTACTAAGAATAGGAGAGGGTGCATTATATAAACGATTAAGATGCACCCTCCTGATTTTTTCATCCTCAAACAAAGTTTTAGCAAGCAGCAATAGAAAACTTGTTAAGGTTCTGTTACTATCTCCTTGCGCACCGTTCCATCGTCCATCACGATGATGTTGACGCCCCGCTGCGGCCTGCTGATTCTGGTTCCGTCCAGCAGGTAGCGCGCTTTCTCCATGGGTGTACGGCTGTCTGCAAGGTGTTTGCCCACCGTATTGGTTACCTTGCGTGGTTTGATGTTGAATGTCATCGACTGATTCTGGTAGGGTATTTTCTTGAGATCCACAAATCCATCTCCGCCTCCCAGACCGTATACCACATGAAAATTGCCCTTGTCGTCGTAGCCGTCGATGACGAAGCAATGTGGCGCGTAGGGCGAACTTCCTCCGTAGATGACCGGCATGCCGTCTGAAAGTTGCTGGTAAAGGGTTGTGTACCATGTGCTGTCATTTACATCATCGTTGAGGAAGGTTGACAGGTAGGTCACGGCATCGTCGTACGCAAAATGGTCTTTCAGAGCATGTGCCACATCCATGTCAAATGCGCCACTGTAGTGTAGCCTGTACTCCATTTTCACAGCAGCACCACAGTCGGCCATGATTTTTGCCACTGCTTGCTTCTCCTCGTCCGAGCTGTTGTCACCGTATGTGTAGGCATCTTTCATCTTCTCCCAGTCGTAGGTGCTTTTGCTGAAGTCGGTCTCAACGAAGTATGTTAGTCCGTCGTCGCCCACGTATGCGTAGCTCACGCTACCTTGTCCGCGCGTAGGATAACCGTAATATTTCATAACCTGTGCCATGGCAGTGGCTACGCAGCCCGTCTTGCAGTGTACGTTCTTACCAGGAGCCAGCGGACATTGTAGGTTATAGGGGGCGTTCTGTCCCCAGGTTGTCTTGAGCATGGGCGCTACCGATGGCTTTATTTTGCCCTTCATGAGGCTGAAGCATTCGTATTGCGACATTTCTTTGGCATGGATGCCCGTGAGGAGGCAACATGAAATGAGTGTGAGTAGGGCTTTCTTGTTCATGATCTACAATGTATTTTTGTGAAATATGCTATATGGTAAATAATAAAAACAACAGGGATGGACACGCTTGTGGCATGCTCATCCCTGTTGTATCAGAAAGTTTACTTTGTTTCTATCTCTTCCTTCATGTCAATAAACTGCTTTTTTGAATTGTAGAATTCATATTGCAAAAAAGCTAGTTTTTGTGAAGGGATGACGTTAACTCCAAGTCCATATTTCATCTGCCACTTACGTTTCAGGGAGAACACTCCTTGATTGATATATGCGGCTACATACGGATGAACGTGGAGCGTGAACCGTTTAATTCCTATTTTGTTGACTAGTTTGTCAATTTTTCTTTCAAGTTGATCGGTAAATAAAATACTAGACTTAATTTTACCTGTGCCATTACACGTGGGACATGTTTCGTCAACATTGACATCCATTACAGGTCTTACACGTTGTCTAGTGATTTGCATCAATCCAAACTTACTCAGTGGGAGAATGTTGTGACGTGCACGATCACTTTGCATGTTCTTACACATGCGCTCGTAGAGCATCTGTCGGTCTTCAGCAAGATGCATGTCGATAAAATCAACAACGATAATACCTCCCATGTCACGCAACCTGAGCTGCCGTGCCAATTCGTCTGCTGCCCCAAGGTTTACTTCAAGCGCATTTGCTTCTTGGTCATTTTCTTTTCGTGTTCGGTTCCCACTATTTACATCCACAACATGAAGGGCCTCGGTATGCTCAATGATAAGATAGGCACCATGCTTGTAGTTGATGGTCTTACCGAAGCTAGACTTAATTTGTTTTGTGATGTTGAAATTATCAAAGATAGGCACTTTGCCCGTGTACCGCTTCACAATGCCCGACTTGCTCGGGGCTATTAACGTGACATAGTCTTTAACCTGCCTAAATGCTTCTTCATCATTAATATAAATATTCTCGAAGCTTGGGTTAAATATATCTCTTAATAAAGCGATTGCTCGTACCGCTTCTTCATATACTAGTTGAGGTCGTTTTTGGGTTTTCTGTACTTTGACAATCGCATCTTGCCAACGCTTTGTCAACACTTTCATTTCGCCATCTAACTCAGCAACTCTTTTTCCTTCTGCCACCGTGCGTACGATGACGCCGCAGTTTTTAGGTTTAATGCTGCGGACGAGTTGTTTCAACCTGGCGCGTTCCTCACCGTTTTTGATTTTTGAAGAAACGGAAACTTTGTCACCAAAGGGAATCAGAACTAAAAAGCGACCTGCAAAAGACAACTCAGCAGTTAGTCGTGGACCTTTGGTTGAAATAGGTTCTTTAACAATTTGCACCAATACTTCTTGTCCTAAGGTTAGTGTTGACTGAACGCTACCGTCTTTTTGAAGGTCTGGCAGACGTGAAGCTTTGGCAAATGGATAAAGTTTTTTTCTGTCACTTTGTACTTGTTTTAAGTACTTCGCATACGAATTAAATTGGCTCCCTAAGTCAAGATAGTGAAGAAAAGCGTCTCTTTCATATCCTACATCCACAAAACAGGCATTCAAGCCTGGCATAAGTTTTTTTACTTTTGCGATGTAGACATTTCCAACAGAGAAAGTTGCAGAGCGCGGTTCGTTCTGGTATTCAACCAGTCGCTTATCCTCTAACAGTGCCGTGGCAATGTCTTTCTCCTGGACGTCAATAACAACTTCGCTGGTCATTTCTCTTCTTACTTTGCTTAGTTACATCAAAAAAGGGCGTGCCAAATATCCTTCATAGGACTTTTTGACGCGCCCCACTGTCTATATAGACTATCAAGCAATGTTATTTGCTCTTATGTCTATTCTTTCTTAATCTTTTTTTACGCTTGTGCGTAGCCATCTTGTGGCCCTTCTTTTTCTTACCGTTTGGCATAATTTTAAATGTTTAAAAATAATATGTTTTGTACTAAATTTTCTATATTAATAGATGTAGAATACCAATTTGATAATTCTCAACTTAAAAGTTGCCTTACGCTTTCATCGCATTGATGAAGCTCTTAGATGGTTTAAAGCTGGGCAAATCGTGTGCGTCAATTGTAATTGTGGTATTCTTTTGAATGTTTCTGGCAGTCTTTGCCGCTCTGTGCTTGATAATAAAGCTACCAAAACCTCTCAAATAAACATTTTCTCTTTTCTTGAGAAGGCTATCCTTTACAGTACTCATGAAGCATTCTACCACAGCTGCTACTTCTTTTTTCTGCAAGCCGGTAGACATTGAAATTTCGTTGATGATATCTGCTTTCGTCATTGTATTTATTGTTATTTGTTGTTATTTTTTATCTTGTACCTCGATTTTGATTTGCAAATATAGTTGTTTTTTGCGTGATAGAGAAATATATTTAGTTATTTTTGCCAAAATACTTCATAAAAATAGTTCAGAAGTAGTTCTTATCCAAGAACTTATATATCTACATTAAGAAAATATGCCCATTTCACCTTTGTGAATCTACCTTTGTGCTATGGAAAAGGTGCAGCTGTTTTTCCCTGTTTTATGCAACAAGTTTTACCATCATATCCATGTTCTCAGTTCATTGCATTATCCTAAGATTGTGGAGATGTGAGAATAACTTGTAATTCGAAACATGTTTTTCAAGGATATTAAATGCGATTTTGAAATCTTTTTGGTGGCTGACCTTCACCTGATGACAATAGACCACATAGGGCAGAAAAAGCACTCATGCTGTAGATGAACAGCATGAAATGCAGTGCCATGTTGAAGATATTCTGCCGAATAGGCGGAATTAGTATTCCATGATTGCTGGTAATTCTTTGGCCTGATCAATCATTTTCTGAACTTCTGAAACTGAGGGTACGTGGTTTACCAAGTTTCTCTTATTATTAATTTCTTCAAGTTTTTGCTGTAAATTCTCTGCTACCCGGTGTTTCAGTTCCTTCACCGTGTCAACACCAGCGGCTTCCAAAAGTTCAGAGAACTGTGGACCTACACCGTTAATGCGCATCAAGTCAGCATGGTTTGTCCACTTCAGAATACTTTTACCACTTATCCCTGTAGTTTCTTCTAGGGTTTTACGGCCGGCAGGATTTTTTGCCTTTTGCAGTAAATCATCCACTGTATTGATACCTGCTTCAACAAGTTTTTTTGCATTTACGTTGCCGATTCCCTCGATGTCAATAATCTTGTAAGTCATCTTTGTTTAAAATTAGTTTATGAATGGTTTCTTTTCGTATCGCCAAAGTTAACGATAAATACCTAGATATCAAAATATTTCCAGCTGTATTTTGATAGAATTTACGAGTCATTATTGTGAGCTTTCATGCGTTGTTCTTGTGCAATATATAATAAATGTGTAGATTTGCATGATGAGAAAAATAATCCATGTTGATATGGATGCTTTCTACGCTTCGGTAGAACAGCGTGACCATCCCGAATTAAGAGGCAAGCCGGTCGCGGTAGGTCACGACGGACCGCGTGGGGTAGTGAGCACGGCAAGTTACGAGGCGCGCAAGTTTGGCGTGCACTCGGCCATGGCCATGTGCAAAGCCAAGCGTCTGTGTCCGCAATTGATCATTGTGCCACACAGAGGAGAGGTGTACCACGAGGTTTCCATACAGGTTCGTGAGATATTTCGTGAGTACACAGACATCATTGAACCTATATCCTTGGATGAGGCATTTTTGGACGTAACAGACAATAAAAAGGATATTGATGATCCGCGGACCATCGCCCTTGAAATAAAAAAGAAGATACGAGAAACCACTCATTTGACTGCTTCTGCCGGCGTGTCTTTCAATAAATTTCTAGCCAAGATAGCTTCTGATTATCGAAAACCTGATGGATTGTTTGAGATTAGTCATGAAGATGCGTACGATTTTATTGGTCAATTGAAGATAGAGAAGTTTTGGGGCATCGGACCTAAAACAGCTCAACTAATGCATAAAATGGGAATCTTTACGGGCGAACAGTTGCGTACGGTTTCTGAAAAGCACTTGATTGAAGTATTCGGCAAGATGGGCAGCGTCTACTATCAAGATGCCAGAGGCGATGATGAACGGCCCGTCATCAGCCATTGGATTCGTAAATCCGTTGGCTGCGAACGTACATTCCAGGAAGATCTCACCCGGCGCTCGGCTGTCTTGATTGAACTTTACCACACGGTGTTGGAACTGGTTGAACGAATCAAAGAGGCTGGTTTTGAAGGCAAGACACTGACCTTGAAAATCAAATTTGATGATTTTACGCAAATAACCAGAAGCGCTACGGTAGATCATTGTTTGCAGACCAAAGACCAGATACTGCCTCTGGCAAAGAGTTTGTTGCGTGAAGTGGATTACTCCCATCGAGCTATCAGGCTGATGGGACTGTCTGTCAACAACCCTCATGCAGACGATAAGGGTGAAAAGGAAATACGATGGGAAGAAGGATGGATTGATGGCTTTCAAGATGTCTAATAAAGAATCTTTCTCATAACTATGAACACCATCTCGTGTTAAATTTTATATTGTGTGCTAAACCCGCAAGAATGGGGCTTTGAAAAACTTGAAATCATTTGGATGTATCAGATATCTTTCGTAATTTTGCATGGAATAAAAAAGCAATATTTGCATTGATGATTTGGCCTGAACCTTCTTTTTTGTGCAGGTCATTCATCAAATGAATCATCATCATCATGAAACAAACAAAGATAGTATGTTCGATCAGTGATCGAAATTGCAGTGAGGAGTTTTTGCGAAAATTGTTTTTCGCAGGTATGAATGTCGTGCGTATGAATACTGCTCACGCCACTATTGAGGGAATGAAAGAAGTCATCAAAAATGCTCGTGCAGTTTCTTCAAACCTGGCATTGTTGATTGATACCAAGGGACCGGAAGTGAGAACCACGAACGTAGCTGAACCCCTGCTGTACAAAACAGGTGAGGTTGTAAAGATTTTCGGTAGGCCGGACGTAGACAGCACACACGACATCATTAACGTTTCGTATGCAGATATTGCAAAAGATTTGAAAGTTGGCAACGACATCTTAATCGACGATGGAGCACTGGACATGAGAGTGATTGACATTATCGGGCCGATGGTGGTGGCACAAGTGATGAACGACGGCGTACTCGGGGCTCATAAAAGTGTGAATATACCAGGCAGACACATCGACTTACCTGCACTTACCGAGAAAGACAAACACAACATTCTCTTTGCCATCGAGCAGGATATTGACTTCATTGCGCATTCTTTTGTTCGTAATGCGCAGGATGTAAAAGCCGTGCAAGACATCCTTGACGAACATCACAGCGACATCAAAATCATTTCAAAGATAGAAAATCAGGAAGGAGTTGATAACATCGATGAGATTATAGATGCCTCTTATGGCATCATGATTGCCCGCGGTGACCTGGGTATCGAGGTTCCCATCGAGGAAATACCTGGCATTCAGCGCCAAATCATTCGCAAATGCGTCATGAAGAAAAAGCCAGTCATCGTGGCCACGCAGATGCTTCACACCATGATTAACAATCCGCGACCAACGAGAGCCGAAGTAACCGATATTGCCAACGCCATCTATTCTCGGACAGATGCATTGATGCTCAGTGGCGAAACGGCATCTGGGCGATATCCTGTAGAGGCTGTTCAGACGATGGCACGCATAGCTGAGCAGGCTGAAACCGACAGAACATGGGAAACAACCATCGATCCCATGGCTCATGATTATGAAACCCAACGGGAATTCTTGGCACATTCAGCCATTGAATCTACCCGTCGACTGGGCGTGAAGGGCATCATCACGGCCAGCGAGACTGGGCAAACGGCTCGCACGTTGTCGTCTTTCCGTGGTGCCACACCTATCTTGGCCATCTGTTATAGAGAGAAAACGCAACGGTTGTTGAATTTGAGTTATGGAATTATCCCTATTTACCAAAAAGAACATACCAGTTCTGAATACCTCTTTACGGCAGCCCTTAGGATGCTTCGTCAAAAGGGATATATCAAACCAGAGGATAAAATTGCCTACCTCAGCGGCAGCTTCGGGAAGAACGGTGGTACCACTTTGCTAGAAATCAATAAAGTAGGGCAGGTATTTGATAACTCCTACGAGTTCCATCTTCCACACTATGTGAAGGACGAAACAGAAGCGAAGCGATAAGCAACCGTGGCAAACTTTGAACAAAAATGAAATGAACATTGGAATAATTGGAACGGGTAAAATCGTCAACGAAATGATTCCCGTAGTCCAACAAATCAATGGTATTACGATTCAAGCCATTTGCAGCCGACCGCAAAGTCTTTCAAAGGCAGAGCGGTTGGCTGCTTTGTTTCATATTAAAGAGGTTTACAACGATTATGATGCCATGCTCCGCAACAGTGACATCGATTTTGTTTACGTGGCCGTGGCCAATCATGCACATGCAACTTATGCACGGCGTGCCTTGTTGGCCAAGAAAAATGTCATCATCGAAAAACCCATCTGTACGTCTGTAGCTGAATTGGAAGAGCTGATGCAGTTGGCATTTGCTGACAATTTGTATATATTCGAAGCCGTTACCCTGTTGCACATGCCCCACTATCGATTGATAAAAGACGAGTTACTGGCGCAACTGGGACGCATCAAATTGATAGCCTGCAATTACAGTCAACGCTCCAGCAGGTACGATTTGTATTTAAATCACCAGTTAACCCCTGCGTTTGATCCGGCATGCCATGGTGGGGCTTTGATGGACATCAACGTTTACAACATCAATTTTGTCGTGTCATTGTTTGGCGAACCCACCAGCGTGGAATATCATTCCAATGTGGGATATAACCAGATTGACACCTCTGGAGTGGCCATTTTGGCCTATCCTGATTTCGTGGCCACCTGTGTTGGCGCTAAAGATTGTGACGGACATTCGTTTGGAGCCATACAGGGTGACAAAGGTCGCATAC
Encoded proteins:
- the pyrB gene encoding aspartate carbamoyltransferase; translated protein: MEKRHFINIADLAKDELMYLLALAEQFEMHPNRELLKGKVVATLFYEPSTRTRLSFETAANRLGARVIGFSDAKASSVSKGETLKDTILMVSNYADLIVMRHYIEGAAQYASEVAPVPIINAGDGAHMHPSQCLLDLYSIYKTQGTLENLNIYLVGDLKYGRTVHSLITAMRHFNPTFHFIAPNELAMPMEYKLYCQEHGIKYQEHTAFNSKVLADADILYMTRVQKERFSDLMEYEHVKNVYILRNDMLKSVKDNLKILHPLPRVNEIAYDVDDNPHAYYIQQAQNGLYARQAIFSHCLGITLEDIKQDKTIIK
- a CDS encoding penicillin-binding protein 1A, with the translated sequence MRKAFVHFLWKTLIAVFCIILIAFIAIWNGWIGYMPEVEDLQNPISRFATQVYSADGKVLGTWNFNKENRIVIPYSKISPHLVHALVATEDERFYEHSGIDFFALGRAIIKRGILGQENAGGGSTITQQLAKQLYSETARSTLERMLQKPIEWVIAVKLERNYTKEEIIALYLNYFDFLHNAVGIKTAANTYFNKEPKDLTVTESAMLIGLCKNPSLYNPVRYPERCTERRNVVLGQMQKAGYLSKAEYHQYADEKLKLNFHRTDHKNGLATYFREFLRQYMMASRPDRSDYPSWNQNQFVFDSIAWDTDPLYGWCNKNFKRNGKPYNVYTDGLKVFTTIDSRMQLYAEQAVYNHVAKFLQPAFDKEKAKRPNAPFTKALTPKEIRSILNRSMMGSERYRVLKASGASDEEIKKSFNTPVDMAVFTYHGDVDTTMTPMDSIRYYKSFLRAGFMSMDPQTGYVKAYVGGLDYNHFMYDMVMNGRRQVGSTIKPFLYSLAMENGFSPCDQAPNVQRTYMVAGKPWTPRNTSRRSYGSMVTLKWGLANSNNWISAYLMSRLNPQLFVSMLHDFGIQNPDIHPSMALCLGPCEVSVAEMVGAYTTFANHGIRTAPMFVSKIEDNEGNVLATFQPRMSEVISAESANKMLVLLQEVVDRGTAGRLRFKYNIGGEIGAKTGTTNRNSDAWFMGFTPQLVSGCWVGGEDRDIHFDSMRMGQGATMALPIWANFMKRVYKDASLGYKPDASFGLPEGYNPCARDDRDVDEFGIDEVYE
- a CDS encoding C10 family peptidase, encoding MNKKALLTLISCCLLTGIHAKEMSQYECFSLMKGKIKPSVAPMLKTTWGQNAPYNLQCPLAPGKNVHCKTGCVATAMAQVMKYYGYPTRGQGSVSYAYVGDDGLTYFVETDFSKSTYDWEKMKDAYTYGDNSSDEEKQAVAKIMADCGAAVKMEYRLHYSGAFDMDVAHALKDHFAYDDAVTYLSTFLNDDVNDSTWYTTLYQQLSDGMPVIYGGSSPYAPHCFVIDGYDDKGNFHVVYGLGGGDGFVDLKKIPYQNQSMTFNIKPRKVTNTVGKHLADSRTPMEKARYLLDGTRISRPQRGVNIIVMDDGTVRKEIVTEP
- a CDS encoding Rne/Rng family ribonuclease encodes the protein MTSEVVIDVQEKDIATALLEDKRLVEYQNEPRSATFSVGNVYIAKVKKLMPGLNACFVDVGYERDAFLHYLDLGSQFNSYAKYLKQVQSDRKKLYPFAKASRLPDLQKDGSVQSTLTLGQEVLVQIVKEPISTKGPRLTAELSFAGRFLVLIPFGDKVSVSSKIKNGEERARLKQLVRSIKPKNCGVIVRTVAEGKRVAELDGEMKVLTKRWQDAIVKVQKTQKRPQLVYEEAVRAIALLRDIFNPSFENIYINDEEAFRQVKDYVTLIAPSKSGIVKRYTGKVPIFDNFNITKQIKSSFGKTINYKHGAYLIIEHTEALHVVDVNSGNRTRKENDQEANALEVNLGAADELARQLRLRDMGGIIVVDFIDMHLAEDRQMLYERMCKNMQSDRARHNILPLSKFGLMQITRQRVRPVMDVNVDETCPTCNGTGKIKSSILFTDQLERKIDKLVNKIGIKRFTLHVHPYVAAYINQGVFSLKRKWQMKYGLGVNVIPSQKLAFLQYEFYNSKKQFIDMKEEIETK
- a CDS encoding HU family DNA-binding protein, whose translation is MTKADIINEISMSTGLQKKEVAAVVECFMSTVKDSLLKKRENVYLRGFGSFIIKHRAAKTARNIQKNTTITIDAHDLPSFKPSKSFINAMKA
- a CDS encoding DUF4332 domain-containing protein, giving the protein MTYKIIDIEGIGNVNAKKLVEAGINTVDDLLQKAKNPAGRKTLEETTGISGKSILKWTNHADLMRINGVGPQFSELLEAAGVDTVKELKHRVAENLQQKLEEINNKRNLVNHVPSVSEVQKMIDQAKELPAIMEY
- the dinB gene encoding DNA polymerase IV, coding for MRKIIHVDMDAFYASVEQRDHPELRGKPVAVGHDGPRGVVSTASYEARKFGVHSAMAMCKAKRLCPQLIIVPHRGEVYHEVSIQVREIFREYTDIIEPISLDEAFLDVTDNKKDIDDPRTIALEIKKKIRETTHLTASAGVSFNKFLAKIASDYRKPDGLFEISHEDAYDFIGQLKIEKFWGIGPKTAQLMHKMGIFTGEQLRTVSEKHLIEVFGKMGSVYYQDARGDDERPVISHWIRKSVGCERTFQEDLTRRSAVLIELYHTVLELVERIKEAGFEGKTLTLKIKFDDFTQITRSATVDHCLQTKDQILPLAKSLLREVDYSHRAIRLMGLSVNNPHADDKGEKEIRWEEGWIDGFQDV
- the pyk gene encoding pyruvate kinase, giving the protein MKQTKIVCSISDRNCSEEFLRKLFFAGMNVVRMNTAHATIEGMKEVIKNARAVSSNLALLIDTKGPEVRTTNVAEPLLYKTGEVVKIFGRPDVDSTHDIINVSYADIAKDLKVGNDILIDDGALDMRVIDIIGPMVVAQVMNDGVLGAHKSVNIPGRHIDLPALTEKDKHNILFAIEQDIDFIAHSFVRNAQDVKAVQDILDEHHSDIKIISKIENQEGVDNIDEIIDASYGIMIARGDLGIEVPIEEIPGIQRQIIRKCVMKKKPVIVATQMLHTMINNPRPTRAEVTDIANAIYSRTDALMLSGETASGRYPVEAVQTMARIAEQAETDRTWETTIDPMAHDYETQREFLAHSAIESTRRLGVKGIITASETGQTARTLSSFRGATPILAICYREKTQRLLNLSYGIIPIYQKEHTSSEYLFTAALRMLRQKGYIKPEDKIAYLSGSFGKNGGTTLLEINKVGQVFDNSYEFHLPHYVKDETEAKR
- a CDS encoding Gfo/Idh/MocA family protein, which encodes MNIGIIGTGKIVNEMIPVVQQINGITIQAICSRPQSLSKAERLAALFHIKEVYNDYDAMLRNSDIDFVYVAVANHAHATYARRALLAKKNVIIEKPICTSVAELEELMQLAFADNLYIFEAVTLLHMPHYRLIKDELLAQLGRIKLIACNYSQRSSRYDLYLNHQLTPAFDPACHGGALMDINVYNINFVVSLFGEPTSVEYHSNVGYNQIDTSGVAILAYPDFVATCVGAKDCDGHSFGAIQGDKGRIHVTGPVSTLSELELCKDGKSQTINIQPKKHRLAFEFEHFRDIYHAHQVDEMKHYLQISHQVMKVIDQLRDYTLFNK